In Prunus dulcis chromosome 2, ALMONDv2, whole genome shotgun sequence, a single genomic region encodes these proteins:
- the LOC117617970 gene encoding cation/H(+) antiporter 15-like — protein MVNNGTGGETYFLKADTKDSVQLCYVRKVSPYGLWRAQNPLMQALPVLVMRMIITMFFTHLLVLVCKPLHQPRIVPEILGGMALGVVIFLKSNIFPLSSLLTLETAGNFALVYHMFLVGLELDFKPILRAGKKSLSIALVGIVFCVLVGFGLFRYLLYRDFDYQTKAKGTKYGPFFWGIALATTNFSDLAGILADLKLLYSDIGGLALSASVISDLCSWFLLLTVMAIVNHNQILAVTSTLAFVGLCVFVVRPALSRIINRIREGARESNNIDYHGLTCYVMAGVVLCGLITDAGGSHSMVGPFIFGAIMPRGEFSNTLIEKLRTFVPVVLMPIYYSVNGVRLLWLRL, from the exons ATGGTTAACAACGGTACAGGCGgggaaacttattttttaaaggctGATACAAAAGATTCAGTGCAGTTATGCTATGTAAGAAAAGTTTCCCCATATGGGCTATGGCGTGCCCAAAACCCCTTGATGCAAGCTCTCCCCGTCCTTGTTATGAGAATGATCATCACCATGTTCTTCACTCATCTTTTGGTGCTCGTGTGCAAACCCTTGCACCAACCACGCATTGTTCCTGAGATTCTT ggAGGCATGGCATTGGGTGTTGTGATCTTTTTGAAATCAaatatatttcctttgagtAGCTTGTTGACGTTAGAGACTGCGGGAAACTTTGCCCTTGTTTACCACATGTTCCTGGTGGGTTTGGAGCTTGATTTCAAACCAATACTACGTGCTGGGAAGAAGTCACTCAGCATTGCCCTTGTTGGCATTGTCTTTTGTGTCCTTGTTGGTTTCGGCTTATTTCGCTATTTGCTATACAGAGACTTTGACTACCAAACAAAAGCCAAGGGCACAAAGTACGGCCCATTCTTTTGGGGCATTGCCCTTGCCACCACCAACTTCTCGGACCTCGCCGGAATCCTGGCGGACCTAAAACTTCTCTACTCTGATATTGGAGGACTCGCCTTATCTGCCTCCGTTATCTCCGACTTGTGCTCATGGTTTCTTCTATTGACGGTAATGGCCATAGTCAATCATAATCAAATTTTAGCGGTGACGTCCACCTTGGCTTTTGTAGGACTATGCGTTTTCGTTGTACGTCCGGCTCTCTCGCGGATTATTAATCGAATCCGCGAGGGAGCCCGTGAGAGTAACAACATCGACTACCACGGGCTCACATGTTATGTCATGGCTGGGGTTGTGCTTTGTGGGTTAATTACCGATGCAGGAGGATCACACTCCATGGTAGGGCCTTTCATATTTGGAGCTATTATGCCTAGGGGAGAATTCTCAAACACTCTTATAGAGAAGCTCAGAACTTTTGTGCCTGTGGTGTTGATGCCTATCTACTACTCCGTCAACGGCGTAAGA CTTTTGTGGCTAAGATTGTAA
- the LOC117617969 gene encoding cation/H(+) antiporter 23, chloroplastic-like, with amino-acid sequence MLLLRDTSGTNTTNINDVYVSENSSPSSSFELYAKQRDNVFVQTLTAVSAYTTMHQDICSMAEENRVALIIIPFHQQYSTTMDGGGPLQESNNSHLKSLNNNLIANARCSVGVFVDRGLGKSTYSNCRHHFAMLFIGGVDDREALAYAARMAGHPHVRLTVIRFNLKPNKEGAEVNVGILEAMENLGRQKTLDDLCMDEFRLRSMTDTSIELLEKLVISWEQTLTEINDMEGDYDMVMVGRRHESMSNDTATMFLDSSNDSNEIGVVGNELVSSASLATTSILIVQQGGDSNYA; translated from the coding sequence ATGTTGCTTTTGCGTGACACTTCCGGAACTAATACTACCAACATCAATGATGTGTATGTGTCTGAAAACTCCTCTCCCTCAAGTTCCTTTGAACTCTATGCCAAACAAAGAGACAACGTCTTCGTCCAAACACTCACCGCGGTGTCTGCCTATACCACGATGCATCAAGACATATGCAGCATGGCGGAGGAGAATCGTGTTGCCCTTATAATCATCCCATTCCACCAGCAATATTCTACAACTATGGATGGAGGAGGACCACTGCAAGAATCAAATAACTCGCATTTGAAGAGCCTCAACAACAACTTGATTGCAAATGCACGGTGCTCTGTAGGTGTCTTTGTGGATCGTGGCCTCGGTAAATCCACCTACTCCAACTGTCGTCACCACTTTGCCATGTTGTTCATAGGTGGCGTAGATGATCGCGAGGCATTAGCGTATGCGGCGAGAATGGCTGGTCATCCTCACGTTAGGCTAACCGTGATACGGTTTAACCTTAAACCAAATAAAGAGGGAGCAGAAGTGAATGTTGGTATTTTGGAGGCAATGGAAAATTTAGGGAGGCAAAAGACACTTGATGACTTGTGCATGGATGAGTTTAGGTTGAGGTCAATGACCGATACCTCCATAGAATTATTAGAGAAGCTGGTGATAAGTTGGGAACAAACCCTTACAGAAATAAACGACATGGAAGGTGACTATGATATGGTCATGGTGGGAAGAAGGCATGAAAGCATGTCAAACGACACCGCCACAATGTTTCTAGATTCTAGCAACGACTCTAATGAGATAGGAGTTGTTGGAAATGAATTGGTATCGTCAGCCTCTTTGGCTACTACATCCATTCTTATAGTACAACAAGGTGGAGATTCAAATTATGCTTGA